One Alicyclobacillus vulcanalis genomic region harbors:
- a CDS encoding polymer-forming cytoskeletal protein translates to MAVARDAKPNLTVMGESTSAGGNFARVRIMGQADVRGPLVCERLRVMGQLDAEADLSADTASIMGQVTCQGDVIAAKLDVKGALRCGGHLSAGELKTAGEIEVKGNCGADRALIRGALTVEGLFSADEARIRLHGPCRVREMGLGRLVVELPKHAWGASFRRHGTLEADVIEADEVDLVHTRARVVRAQVVRVGVGCEIECVEYGRTCDVHPGAKVEHVIDARANG, encoded by the coding sequence ATGGCCGTGGCGAGAGATGCAAAGCCCAATTTGACCGTGATGGGCGAATCGACCTCGGCGGGCGGCAACTTCGCGAGGGTGCGCATCATGGGACAGGCGGACGTGCGCGGTCCGCTCGTGTGTGAACGCCTGCGTGTCATGGGCCAACTCGACGCGGAAGCCGATCTCTCGGCGGACACCGCGTCCATCATGGGGCAGGTCACGTGCCAGGGCGACGTGATCGCGGCGAAGTTGGACGTGAAAGGTGCACTGCGCTGCGGCGGGCACCTGTCGGCGGGCGAGCTGAAGACAGCGGGCGAGATTGAGGTGAAGGGCAACTGCGGAGCAGATCGGGCGCTGATTCGCGGGGCGTTGACGGTGGAGGGCCTGTTTTCCGCGGATGAGGCCCGCATTCGGCTCCACGGCCCATGCCGGGTGCGAGAGATGGGGTTGGGGCGGCTGGTCGTGGAGCTGCCCAAGCACGCGTGGGGCGCTTCCTTTCGGCGACACGGGACCCTTGAGGCGGACGTGATTGAGGCGGACGAGGTCGATCTCGTCCATACCCGCGCCCGGGTGGTTCGAGCGCAGGTCGTGCGCGTGGGGGTGGGGTGCGAAATCGAGTGTGTGGAATACGGCCGCACATGCGATGTCCATCCGGGTGCCAAGGTGGAACACGTCATCGACGCGCGTGCAAACGGATAG
- a CDS encoding polymer-forming cytoskeletal protein, with translation MRRELWMPEDLEVSGRTSMGGGVYRRVEVNGMTKMLGDITCETCEVNGSAQVEGSLRAEGRIEVNGRLNVQGPIAAGALEVNGMCRVNGNCEVSEAASISGVARFEGSLRAGDIRVGGRVRVSGAMEAEAVRVTGNLRCGGLVNADVIEFELMGKSSVREIGCGTLTVAVGRGGWFSKPRLEVETIEGDRVEVEAVVARRVRGDVVIVGDDCRVDLVEYRTTFERRGAAVVGEAVQI, from the coding sequence ATGAGGAGGGAACTGTGGATGCCGGAGGATTTAGAGGTGTCTGGCCGCACGTCGATGGGCGGGGGCGTGTATCGGCGAGTGGAAGTGAACGGCATGACCAAGATGCTGGGCGACATCACATGCGAGACCTGCGAGGTGAATGGAAGTGCGCAGGTGGAAGGAAGCCTGCGCGCCGAAGGGCGGATTGAAGTGAATGGGCGTCTGAACGTGCAGGGGCCGATCGCGGCGGGCGCCCTGGAGGTGAACGGCATGTGCCGCGTGAATGGAAACTGCGAGGTGAGCGAAGCCGCGTCGATTTCGGGTGTGGCCCGCTTTGAGGGCAGTTTGCGCGCGGGAGACATCCGAGTCGGCGGGCGGGTGCGCGTCAGCGGGGCCATGGAAGCGGAGGCCGTTCGCGTGACGGGGAATCTGCGGTGTGGCGGCCTGGTGAATGCGGACGTGATCGAATTTGAGCTGATGGGGAAATCGAGTGTGCGAGAAATCGGCTGTGGCACGCTCACCGTTGCTGTGGGCCGAGGAGGTTGGTTTTCGAAGCCGAGGCTCGAGGTGGAGACCATTGAAGGGGATCGCGTGGAGGTGGAGGCCGTGGTGGCACGGCGCGTCCGGGGCGACGTGGTCATTGTGGGGGACGATTGCCGCGTGGACCTCGTGGAGTATCGGACGACGTTTGAACGGCGCGGGGCGGCCGTGGTGGGCGAAGCGGTTCAGATTTGA
- a CDS encoding YhbD family protein, whose amino-acid sequence MSDDLISKKELLELTGISYGQLYRWKRKQLIPEEWFIRKATFTGQETFFPREKMLSRIEQIKQWKEDVPLDELAKRLSPQGIELERAGEDLVRLGVVSELALRLYREVNAHARILPFRDIVCLYLVHEALESGQVSLDEARQLVQSYEGYVTVFRDMQMRIDLVRKLGIGVWLARAPNAEIAFDPQANIAFTVDVAAAVERLKLKLM is encoded by the coding sequence ATGAGCGACGATTTGATCTCCAAAAAGGAGTTGCTCGAACTCACGGGGATTTCCTACGGCCAGCTGTATCGGTGGAAACGGAAACAGCTCATTCCAGAAGAGTGGTTCATTCGCAAGGCGACCTTCACGGGTCAGGAGACCTTCTTTCCGCGCGAGAAAATGCTGAGCCGCATTGAGCAAATCAAGCAATGGAAAGAAGACGTGCCGCTGGACGAGTTGGCGAAGCGGCTCTCGCCCCAGGGCATCGAGCTGGAACGCGCGGGGGAGGACCTCGTCCGCCTCGGGGTGGTGAGCGAGCTGGCCCTGAGGCTGTATCGCGAGGTGAATGCGCACGCCCGAATCCTGCCGTTTCGCGACATCGTCTGCCTGTACCTGGTACACGAGGCTTTGGAGAGCGGACAGGTCAGCTTGGACGAAGCGCGCCAGCTCGTTCAATCGTACGAGGGATATGTAACAGTGTTTCGTGACATGCAGATGCGTATCGATCTCGTCCGCAAGCTTGGCATCGGCGTTTGGCTGGCGCGCGCGCCGAACGCCGAGATCGCGTTCGACCCGCAAGCGAACATCGCTTTCACGGTCGACGTGGCGGCTGCGGTCGAACGCTTGAAGTTGAAGCTGATGTGA